CCTCGTTTCCGTTCTGCAGAACGACTACCGCATCGAAGGCGACTTGCGTCGCGAGGTTTCGGCCAACATCCGTCGCCTGATTTCGATCGGTTCCTACCGTGGTCGCCGCCACCGCGCCGGTTTGCCGGTTCGCGGTCAGCGCACCAAGACCAATGCACGTACCCGCAAGGGCGCGAAGCGCACCGTTGGTGTTGTTCGCGGCAAGGAAGCCCGCTCCGCCGCCAAGGCCGCTAAATAAGGATTATTCCCATGGCAGAAGAAAAAGTTGAAATAGAAGAAAAAGCGGTCGAAGCAGCAGCTCCGGTTGCCGCTGAAGAAACGCCTGCGGTAGAAGCAGCTCCTGCGGTAGCCAAGGCTGAAGAAGTGGTTGAAGAAAAGAAGTCGCGCCTGCCCACCGCCGCCGATCTGCTTGCTGACGATGTCATCGAGCCGATCAAGCGCAAGAAGGGTTCCAAGAACGTTCCGTTCGGCATTGCCTTCGTGAAGACCACGTTCAACAACACGATTGTTTCCATCACCGACACGCGCGGCAATGTGGTTTCCTGGAGCAGCGCAGGCAAGTGCGGCTTCAAGGGCTCCCGCAAGAGCACGGCGTTCGCCGCAACGACTGTTGCGCAGGATGCCGCCCGTAACGCCATCAGCCACGGCATGTCCGAGGTTGAAGTCCGTGTGCAGGGCCCGGGTGCAGGACGCGAGTCCGGTGTTCGCGCCATCCAGTCGGCTGGGTTGTCGATCACGTCGATCAAGGATACCACCGCGATCCCGCACAATGGATGCCGCCCGCCCAAGCGCCGCCGCGTCTAGTTTGAATTTCTAACAAATCAGTACTTAACACCATACGGACCGGTTAACGCCCGGTTCTGGGAGGATAATACTATGGCTACACGACTCGGTCGTTTTGAAATGCCGAAACAGGTCGTCAAGGACGATGCTGTTTCCACTGAAAACTACGGTAAGTTCTACGCTGAACCTTTCGAGGGCGGCTATGGACGCACCATGGGCAACTCGCTTCGCCGCGTGCTGCTCTCCTCGCTGGAAGGCGCTGCGGTTTCTTCCGTCAAGATCAAGGGAGCCCCGCACGAATTCTGCAGTCTCGAAGGTGTTACGGAAGATGTCACCGACATCATCCTCAACATCAAGCAGCTGCTCTTCAAGAGCTATGCCCGCGACTCGCAGATGGTGAAGATCAAGGTTGAAGGTCCGGGCGAAGTTACCGCCGGCGACATCGTGACCCCCGAATCCATCGAAGTCCTGAACCCCGATTTCGTCATCTGCACGTTGGCCGAAGGCGGCGTGTTCGAAGCCGAGATGGAAGTTCGCATCGGGCGCGGCTATTGCCCGGCCGATCTGAACAAAAAGGAAAACCAGGAAATCGGCATCATACCGATCGACTGCCTGTTTTCCCCGGTTCGCCGTGTCAAGTATGCCACCGAGAACACCCGTGTTGGCCGGCGTACCGACTACGACAAGCTCGTAATCGAAATCTGGACGGACGGACGCGTTAGCCCGGACGACGCGCTGACGATGTCGGCCGCCATCCTACGCCACCACCTCGACGTCTTTGTCTCCTACGACAAGGATTTGATCGAATTCGAGGAAAGCGAAAAGCAGATCGACCTCGAGAAGGAAGAGCTGCGCAAGAAGCTGAACATCAGCGTCAACGAAATCGAACTCAGCGTTCGTGCCGCAAACTGCCTGAACAACGCCAACATCACCACCGTCGGCGAGCTGGCGCAGAAGACCGAGGCCGAAATGCTGAAATACCGCAACTTCGGTAAGAAGTCGCTGAACGAAATCAAGGCGAAGATCCAGGAAATGGGTCTGTCGCTGGGCATGACCTTCGACATCGACCTGCTCAAGGGTTCGTCCATCGAAGACTAGTTTGAAAACTATCCAGAGGTTGGAACAATGAGACATCGTAAAAAAACAGTTAAACTCGGTCGCACCAGTGCGCATCGCAACGAGCTGCTTGCAAACCAGGTTTGCGCGCTCATCGACAACAAGCGCATCAAGACGACCATCCAGAAAGCCAAGGCAACCCGTAGCCTGGCCGAAAAGATGATCACGCTCGGAAAGAAAGGCACCCTCGCGGCACGTCGCCAGGCCATCTCCACGCTGAAGAACGAAAAGTCCGTCAAGGAACTCTTCGACGCGGTTGCCCCGACGTTCGCCGATCGCAACGGCGGCTACACCCGCATCATCAAGCTCGGCCGTCGAATTTCCGACAGCTCCGAGATGGTGCTGCTCGAATGGGTCGACACCGTGGTGGCTGCTCCGGCGGCGGTTGCCGAAGTGGTTGCTGAAGAAGAAGTGGCTGCCGCCGAGTAAATCTCGCCGACAGCGCTTTGCAAAAACCCCGTCGCCTTCGCAGGCTGCGGGGTTTTTTGTTATTCAATTCCGATCAGGGCACCGGACGGGTGTCCTAAATCGGAAATCAGTTTAATTTGGTATAAAAACATGAGTTTGCCGGTTCTGTAATCCACTAATTTTCCCGCGCTCGGAGCGAAGTGTGTGTCTGCGGAAACATGAAGCGCACTGAAAATTCAAAACGTTCAATAAACCCGTCGTTTTGGGTTGCGGAAAAATCCCGAGGTGGTAGTTTTTGCGGAGTTTTTTGCAAAATTGGGGATGCATAAACAACATAGAACAGGGAAAAGTCCAATGGGCAGAAGTATCTTTATTCAGCAAATCATTGATGCTGCGAAGGTTAAGCAGCGCAACATCGTACTACCCGAAGGTAGCGATGAGCGAGTGCTCGAAGCCGCCAACATAATCAACGCAGAAGGAATCGCCTCGGTAACCTTGCTCGGAGATGAGCAGAAAATCACCGAGGCTTTTTCGTCGAAGGGCTGGAGCCTCGATGGCATCAAGGTCATCAATCCGGAAACCTCCGATAAGCTGCAGGAATATGCCGACACCTTCTACGAAATGCGCAAGGCAAAGGGCATCACCCCCGAGCAGGCGCTTGAGACGGTGAAGCAGGTCAGCTACTTCGGCACCATGATCATGAATGCCGGCGATGCCGATGGCATGGTTTCCGGCGCGGCCCACTCGACGGCCGATACGGTTCGCCCGGCGCTCCAGGTGATCAAGTCCGCCAAGAAGGGGGCAACGGTTTCGAGCTTCTTCATCATGGACGTTAACGACAAGACCTATATCTTTTCCGATTGCGCGTTGGTGGTTGATCCGACCGCCGAGCAGCTGGCCGATATGGCCGTCGATAGCGCCATCTCCGCCATGGCCTACGATATACCGCCGAGGGTTGCACTTCTTTCGTTTTCCTCCTATGGATCCGGCGGAAAATGCCCGATGGTCGAAAAAGTGCAGGAGGCCGTCAAGCTGGCCAAGGCCAAGGTTGAAGCGGAGCATGCCGACAAGGGCATCGTGATCGACGGCGAGCTTCAGCTCGACTCGGCCATTGTTCCGGAGGTTGCGAGCAAGAAGGCGCCGGAAAGCCCGTTGGGCGGCGAAGCGCGCGTGTTGATCTTCCCGGATCTGAATGCCGCGAACATTGGCTACAAGCTGGTGCAGCGCCTTGCAAATGCCGGTGCCTATGGCCCCGTGCTCCAGGGCTTGAACAAGCCGGTCAACGATCTCTCCCGCGGTTGCTACGTTGAAGATATCGTCGGCACCGTTGCCCTTACCGCCCTGCAGGCTGCAAACTAATTCGAGGAATACCATTCAATGAAAATTCTAGTACTCAACTCGGGATCGTCTTCGATCAAGTTCAAGCTTTACCATGCCAATGAGTCCGACGACCAGTTCCACGCGCTTTGCGAGGGGCAGGCCGACCGCATCGGAATCGATGGTTCCACGTTGGCCTATGAAAGGGGTGATGAGGGTAAGGAAAAGCAATTCATCGCACTGCCCGACCACAAGCATGCGATCGATGAAATCCTCAAGCAGCTCATCGATCCGGAGACCGGTGTTCTCGAAAGCCTCGAGGATTTGGGCGGGGTTGGCCATCGTGTCGTGCATGGCGGCGAGGACTTCACCGGTTCGGTGGTCATCGACCGGGAGGTCATCAAGGCCATCGAGCGCAACTCCATGCTGGCGCCGCTTCACAACCCGCCGAACCTGATGGGGATCAAGGCGATGGCATCGCTGTTGCCTTTCATGCCGCAGGTGGCCGTGTTCGATACGGCCATCCACCAGAGCATGCCGAAAAAGGCCTACATGTATGCACTGCCCCTTGCGCAGTACAAGACCTATAAGATCCGTAAATATGGCTTCCACGGCACCTCCCATGGCTATGTGGCCAACAAGGCCGCCGAGGAGCTGGGCAAGGAGTTGAAGGATCTGAAAATCATTACCTGCCATCTGGGCAACGGCGGTTCGCTGGCGGCCTTCATGGGTGGGGTTTCGGTCGATACCTCGATGGGCTTCACCCCGCTCGACGGCATCATCATGGGAACTCGTTCGGGCACGCTCGATCCCTACGTTCCGCTGCATATCATGGAATCGCAGGAGCTCAAGCCGTCGCAAGTCAGCACCATGATGAACAAGCAGGGCGGCCTGCTCGCCATCTCCGGCAAGAGCGACATGCGCGACAACGTCGAGAGCGCCGCGGCCGGCGATGCCGACTGCCAGATGGCGATCGAAATGTTCTGCTACAGCATCCAGAAATACATCGGCTCCTATGCCGCCGCCATGAACGGGGTGGATTGCATTGTCTTCACCGCCGGTGTGGGGGAAAACAACCCGATGCTTCGCGATAAGATTCTCGAAAACTTCACCTTCCTCGGTCTCGAAGTGGACAAGGCGAAGAACGATGCCAACGAAACCGTGCTGACCACGGAAGCCTCCAAGGTTGTGGCGCTCAAGATCCACACCAACGAAGAGCTGGTTATTGCGCTCGATACCTACAACTTGATTAAGTAGGCATCGGGAAAACGGGAACCCGCCTGGAAATCGGGTGCTTGAAAGGGATGGCTTGCGCCATCCCTTTTGTTTTGGGTGGTCGGCCGGGGCCGATCAGCCTCCCGGGCACATCGGGGAATGTTAGTTGCGCCAAAAACTTCCCGAATAGAATTGACCCTGTTGAGATAATATCTAAATTTGCCCGCAATTTAGCAGGAACTAGGACATGGCCGATAGCCACGAAAATGTGAAAAAGCGGATCGAGGCGCTGTACAACATGCTGATCGAGCATGACGGCTACGGTGAGATGAAGATCGATTTCAGGATTCTG
This DNA window, taken from Pontiella desulfatans, encodes the following:
- the rpsM gene encoding 30S ribosomal protein S13, translating into MPRVLGIDIPGRKKLEYSLRYIYGIGPALAKEVCEKAKLDPNKKADDMTDEDIQHLVSVLQNDYRIEGDLRREVSANIRRLISIGSYRGRRHRAGLPVRGQRTKTNARTRKGAKRTVGVVRGKEARSAAKAAK
- the rpsK gene encoding 30S ribosomal protein S11 yields the protein MAEEKVEIEEKAVEAAAPVAAEETPAVEAAPAVAKAEEVVEEKKSRLPTAADLLADDVIEPIKRKKGSKNVPFGIAFVKTTFNNTIVSITDTRGNVVSWSSAGKCGFKGSRKSTAFAATTVAQDAARNAISHGMSEVEVRVQGPGAGRESGVRAIQSAGLSITSIKDTTAIPHNGCRPPKRRRV
- a CDS encoding DNA-directed RNA polymerase subunit alpha; translated protein: MATRLGRFEMPKQVVKDDAVSTENYGKFYAEPFEGGYGRTMGNSLRRVLLSSLEGAAVSSVKIKGAPHEFCSLEGVTEDVTDIILNIKQLLFKSYARDSQMVKIKVEGPGEVTAGDIVTPESIEVLNPDFVICTLAEGGVFEAEMEVRIGRGYCPADLNKKENQEIGIIPIDCLFSPVRRVKYATENTRVGRRTDYDKLVIEIWTDGRVSPDDALTMSAAILRHHLDVFVSYDKDLIEFEESEKQIDLEKEELRKKLNISVNEIELSVRAANCLNNANITTVGELAQKTEAEMLKYRNFGKKSLNEIKAKIQEMGLSLGMTFDIDLLKGSSIED
- the rplQ gene encoding 50S ribosomal protein L17; the encoded protein is MRHRKKTVKLGRTSAHRNELLANQVCALIDNKRIKTTIQKAKATRSLAEKMITLGKKGTLAARRQAISTLKNEKSVKELFDAVAPTFADRNGGYTRIIKLGRRISDSSEMVLLEWVDTVVAAPAAVAEVVAEEEVAAAE
- the pta gene encoding phosphate acetyltransferase, with amino-acid sequence MGRSIFIQQIIDAAKVKQRNIVLPEGSDERVLEAANIINAEGIASVTLLGDEQKITEAFSSKGWSLDGIKVINPETSDKLQEYADTFYEMRKAKGITPEQALETVKQVSYFGTMIMNAGDADGMVSGAAHSTADTVRPALQVIKSAKKGATVSSFFIMDVNDKTYIFSDCALVVDPTAEQLADMAVDSAISAMAYDIPPRVALLSFSSYGSGGKCPMVEKVQEAVKLAKAKVEAEHADKGIVIDGELQLDSAIVPEVASKKAPESPLGGEARVLIFPDLNAANIGYKLVQRLANAGAYGPVLQGLNKPVNDLSRGCYVEDIVGTVALTALQAAN
- a CDS encoding acetate/propionate family kinase; translation: MKILVLNSGSSSIKFKLYHANESDDQFHALCEGQADRIGIDGSTLAYERGDEGKEKQFIALPDHKHAIDEILKQLIDPETGVLESLEDLGGVGHRVVHGGEDFTGSVVIDREVIKAIERNSMLAPLHNPPNLMGIKAMASLLPFMPQVAVFDTAIHQSMPKKAYMYALPLAQYKTYKIRKYGFHGTSHGYVANKAAEELGKELKDLKIITCHLGNGGSLAAFMGGVSVDTSMGFTPLDGIIMGTRSGTLDPYVPLHIMESQELKPSQVSTMMNKQGGLLAISGKSDMRDNVESAAAGDADCQMAIEMFCYSIQKYIGSYAAAMNGVDCIVFTAGVGENNPMLRDKILENFTFLGLEVDKAKNDANETVLTTEASKVVALKIHTNEELVIALDTYNLIK